The Bacteroidales bacterium genome segment TACAGCATTATTTGTTATCTTTTTCCTGTTATATTTATGGTTTTCAATGCAATGATACAAGCCGCACAACCCATCATAAGTTATAATTACGGTTGCGGACAAATAGAACGTTCCAACAAGGTTGCCAAATTATCGCTCGTTTATGCTTTGGTTTTCGGATTGTTTATTACGGTTCTGTTTTCTTGCTTTGCCGACACTATTATATCCATGTTTTTGCCCGACAAAACCGGCAATGCATATCAGTACGCTCATTCGGGATTACCCTTGTTTGCGTTGGATTACGTTTTCTTCGGAATCAATGTAATTGCAATCGGTTATTATTCAAGTATCGAACGAGTAAAACGAGCAATAAGCCTGACTGTTTTGCGTGGAATATTACCTGTAATTTTTTTCTTTACGCTGCCTAAAATGTTCGGAGTTGCGGGAATATGGCTTTCAGTCGGAGCAGGTGATTTTGTTACAACGTTAATTATTGTAACTTTGCTTCTCAAAGATAAATTCAGTACCAGTGGAAAAATTAATAAGTAAAATAAACGAGCATCACCCATTAGCCGAAAGCGAAGAGCTATTACTTCGGCAAACTTTACGCACGCTTCATTTTCCAAAAGGAAGTGTTGTTATCGAAGAGGGAAAAATAGACGACTCTATATATTTTATAAATAAAGGCGTTTGGCGGGCACATATCGGACGCGACGGCGAAGATTATACTTTATGGTTTGCCGTTTCCGGCGAAGCGGTTTTTTCATCTTGGGGACATATTCGAAATCTGCCGTCACGATTAACAATATCTTCGTCAAGCGACAGTGTGGTTATTGAAATGAAAAAGAGTACAATACAAAAATTATCGGAAACTTCGCCTACTTTCAACATCTGGCTCCACCAACTTTATGTTGATACAATTCTAAGCACTGATGACCAACTCGTAAATATTTCCTATCCCAAAGCCGAAAAACGTTATTTGGCTTTTATGAAAAAAA includes the following:
- a CDS encoding Crp/Fnr family transcriptional regulator, producing the protein MEKLISKINEHHPLAESEELLLRQTLRTLHFPKGSVVIEEGKIDDSIYFINKGVWRAHIGRDGEDYTLWFAVSGEAVFSSWGHIRNLPSRLTISSSSDSVVIEMKKSTIQKLSETSPTFNIWLHQLYVDTILSTDDQLVNISYPKAEKRYLAFMKKMPEIFQHVPLKEIAGFIGVTPQSLSRIRAKIEL